The following coding sequences lie in one Synechococcus sp. PCC 7336 genomic window:
- a CDS encoding TIGR03960 family B12-binding radical SAM protein, producing MPVIDLDRLITSEILRPARYLGNEFGAAHRDWDSAAVRWVLTYPELYEVGASNSGHIILYNILNAQPRQLCDRTYLPGTDLIARLRDRHLPLFAVESRRDMKEFDIVGFSLAYELGGTNILEMLDLAGIPKTWQERNPFAVATYPLIFAGGPTATSNPEPFAEFFDFFVLGDGEEVLPEIGLVVEEGLRDGLSRRDLLLDLAQVPGVYVPQFYDGMPLQPVVDGVPARIVRRVANPMPHYAIGPIPYVETVHDRLSLEVRRGCTRGCRFCQPGMLTRPARDVAPDDVVEAIATGMQRSGYDEFSLSSLSCSDYLSLPAVGAELHNRLDRTHVNLSLPSQRVDRFDEHIAAVMGGTRRPTLTFAPEAGSQRMRDVINKGLTNADLVRGVKTAAEQGWDKVKLYFMIGLPGETDIDVVGIAETIAMLQRECRPASGRRLKVNVTISNFTPKPHTPFQWHRVDPAEIERKQRLLKDQFRRMKGVKGNFTDIRFSMLEDFIGKGDRRLSRTIERAWQQGAGMDSWWEAIDDAYAAWVRAYRETVPDAILAGEAGHPQLPTVHYDLDDPLPWDHVDTGIDKAWLQQDWARALEAATVPDCSFEGCSHCGICGVDFGHNIVIPARPIPEIAPKPQGKDRPKPVQRFRVTFSKQGSMRFVGHLDLLRLWERACRRANFPLAFTGGFHPSPRISTASALALGHVSRGEVLDIELTQTWDLEKFRNALAAQLPSEMEVLEVAEIPLAAPSATKALIAADYTLHVNSREPVDWEALVEQILARAEIWLDKVSKSGKPYRVNGRELLYELSIASAEPHSATIDYRGCCRNDGTMLRPEQAIELLRQQLPDTTELDLTFVERQQLRFQEEG from the coding sequence ATGCCAGTCATCGATCTGGATCGCCTGATTACCTCCGAGATCTTGCGCCCCGCTCGCTATTTAGGGAATGAATTTGGGGCTGCGCATCGCGATTGGGACAGCGCTGCGGTGCGGTGGGTCCTGACCTATCCCGAACTGTACGAAGTGGGGGCCTCCAACTCCGGGCACATCATTCTCTACAACATCCTCAATGCCCAACCCCGACAACTGTGCGATCGCACTTACCTGCCCGGTACCGACTTGATCGCTCGCCTGCGCGATCGCCACCTGCCCCTATTCGCAGTCGAATCCCGCCGCGATATGAAAGAATTCGATATCGTCGGGTTCAGTCTCGCCTACGAACTCGGCGGTACTAATATCCTCGAAATGCTCGATCTGGCAGGGATTCCCAAAACCTGGCAAGAGCGCAATCCATTCGCGGTCGCCACCTACCCGTTAATCTTCGCAGGCGGACCCACCGCCACCTCCAACCCCGAACCCTTTGCCGAGTTTTTTGACTTTTTCGTCCTGGGAGACGGTGAAGAGGTCTTGCCCGAAATTGGTTTGGTGGTGGAAGAGGGCCTGCGGGACGGCCTCAGTCGGCGAGACTTACTGCTCGATCTGGCCCAAGTTCCTGGCGTCTACGTGCCGCAGTTTTATGACGGCATGCCCCTCCAACCTGTCGTGGATGGCGTACCGGCCCGCATTGTCCGCCGCGTCGCCAACCCCATGCCCCACTACGCGATCGGCCCCATCCCCTACGTCGAAACCGTTCACGATCGCCTTAGCTTAGAAGTGCGACGCGGCTGTACGCGGGGCTGCCGCTTCTGCCAACCGGGCATGTTGACCCGTCCTGCCCGCGATGTCGCGCCCGACGATGTGGTGGAGGCGATCGCCACCGGCATGCAGCGTTCCGGCTACGACGAATTTTCTCTCTCCTCCCTCAGTTGCTCCGATTACCTCTCGCTGCCCGCCGTTGGAGCAGAACTGCACAACCGCCTCGATCGCACCCACGTCAACCTCTCTCTGCCCAGCCAGCGGGTCGACCGCTTCGACGAGCATATTGCTGCTGTCATGGGAGGGACCCGTCGCCCCACCCTCACCTTCGCCCCCGAAGCAGGCAGCCAACGGATGCGGGACGTGATTAACAAAGGGCTGACCAATGCCGATCTCGTCCGGGGGGTGAAAACCGCTGCAGAGCAGGGCTGGGATAAAGTCAAACTCTATTTCATGATCGGCCTGCCTGGGGAAACCGATATCGATGTGGTGGGGATTGCCGAAACTATCGCCATGTTGCAGCGGGAATGTCGCCCCGCCAGCGGTCGCCGCTTAAAGGTGAACGTGACTATCTCCAACTTCACCCCCAAACCCCACACCCCCTTCCAGTGGCATCGGGTAGACCCTGCCGAGATCGAACGCAAACAGCGATTGCTCAAAGACCAATTTCGCCGCATGAAAGGGGTGAAGGGGAACTTCACCGATATTCGCTTCTCCATGTTGGAGGACTTTATCGGTAAAGGCGATCGCCGTCTCAGCCGCACAATCGAGCGAGCGTGGCAGCAGGGGGCAGGCATGGATAGTTGGTGGGAAGCAATTGACGACGCCTATGCAGCTTGGGTGCGCGCCTATCGCGAGACAGTTCCTGACGCCATCCTGGCGGGCGAAGCAGGGCACCCTCAACTCCCCACCGTCCACTACGACCTCGACGATCCGCTGCCGTGGGACCACGTCGACACGGGCATCGATAAGGCTTGGCTCCAACAGGATTGGGCCAGAGCCCTCGAGGCTGCCACCGTGCCCGACTGCTCGTTTGAAGGCTGCTCCCACTGCGGCATCTGCGGCGTTGACTTCGGCCACAATATCGTTATTCCAGCACGACCCATCCCCGAAATTGCGCCGAAACCGCAAGGCAAAGATCGCCCCAAACCCGTTCAGCGCTTTCGCGTCACCTTCTCCAAACAAGGCAGCATGCGCTTTGTCGGCCACCTCGATCTGCTGCGCTTGTGGGAGCGAGCCTGTCGCCGCGCCAACTTCCCGCTTGCTTTTACCGGCGGCTTTCATCCCTCCCCTCGCATCTCCACTGCCAGTGCCCTTGCCCTCGGTCACGTCAGTCGCGGCGAAGTCTTGGATATTGAACTCACCCAAACCTGGGATCTCGAGAAATTCCGTAACGCCCTGGCAGCGCAGTTGCCCTCCGAGATGGAGGTATTGGAAGTGGCTGAAATTCCTCTGGCAGCGCCATCGGCCACGAAAGCATTGATTGCTGCCGACTACACGTTGCATGTCAACAGTCGCGAACCGGTCGATTGGGAGGCTCTGGTGGAGCAGATCCTCGCCCGAGCTGAGATTTGGTTGGATAAAGTATCTAAATCGGGCAAGCCCTATCGGGTGAACGGACGGGAATTACTTTACGAACTGTCGATCGCCTCTGCCGAACCGCACTCGGCCACGATCGACTATCGCGGTTGCTGTCGCAATGACGGCACCATGCTGCGACCGGAACAGGCGATCGAGCTACTGCGCCAGCAGTTGCCCGACACCACGGAGTTAGACCTAACGTTTGTAGAACGCCAGCAATTGCGATTTCAGGAGGAAGGCTGA
- the bchB gene encoding ferredoxin:protochlorophyllide reductase (ATP-dependent) subunit B — protein MKLAYWMYAGPAHIGTLRVASSFKNVHSIMHAPLGDDYFNVMSSMLERNRDFTPVTASVVDRHVLARGSGDKVINNITRKDSEEAPDLIVLTPTCTSSILQEDLNNFVARAQLNCNGDVLLADVNHYRVNELQAADRTLAQIVQFYIAKAKKNDELPTGKTATPSCNILGISKLAFHNNHDLTELKKLLGDLGVSVNLVIPDAASVHHLKNLGQAWFNVVPYRELGPQAATYLQSEFGTPFIDITPLGVVETARFIRQVQAILNDGGVDVNYEDFIDEQTLHVSQAAWFSRSIDCQNLTGKKVVVFGDSTHAAAITKVLAREMGIHVVLAGSYCAYDKDWFRAEVGEYCDEILMTEDHAKVGDAIARIEPAAIFGTQMERHVGKRLNIPCGVISAPIHVQNFPVGYRPFLGYEGANQIVDLIYNSFTLGMEDHLLEIFGGHDTKDAITKSITTDSGIDWDAAAMKELKRVPGFVRGKVKRNTEKFARNSGFDAITLEVMYAAKEAAGA, from the coding sequence ATGAAACTCGCCTATTGGATGTATGCTGGCCCCGCTCATATCGGCACGCTGCGAGTGGCTAGCTCGTTTAAAAACGTCCACAGCATCATGCACGCGCCCTTGGGAGATGACTACTTCAACGTCATGAGCTCCATGTTGGAGCGCAACCGGGACTTCACCCCCGTTACTGCCAGCGTGGTCGATCGCCACGTCCTAGCACGCGGTTCGGGCGATAAAGTCATCAATAACATCACCCGCAAAGACAGCGAAGAAGCCCCCGACCTGATCGTCCTCACCCCCACCTGCACCTCCAGCATCCTGCAAGAAGACCTAAATAACTTTGTCGCCCGCGCCCAGTTGAACTGCAACGGCGATGTCCTGCTGGCCGACGTCAACCACTATCGCGTCAACGAATTACAAGCCGCCGACCGAACCCTGGCCCAAATCGTCCAGTTCTATATCGCCAAAGCCAAGAAGAACGACGAGTTACCCACTGGCAAAACCGCAACCCCCTCCTGCAACATCCTCGGTATCTCCAAACTGGCCTTCCACAACAATCACGATCTGACCGAACTGAAGAAACTCCTCGGCGATCTGGGGGTCAGCGTCAACCTAGTCATCCCCGACGCCGCGTCAGTCCACCATCTCAAAAACCTGGGCCAAGCCTGGTTTAACGTCGTCCCCTATCGCGAACTCGGCCCCCAAGCCGCCACCTATCTCCAGTCAGAATTTGGCACCCCCTTCATCGACATCACCCCCCTCGGCGTTGTCGAAACGGCCCGATTTATCCGCCAAGTTCAGGCCATCCTCAACGACGGTGGTGTGGACGTCAATTACGAAGACTTTATTGACGAACAAACCCTGCACGTTTCCCAAGCCGCCTGGTTCTCCCGCTCGATTGACTGCCAGAACCTGACCGGCAAGAAAGTCGTGGTCTTCGGCGACTCCACCCACGCCGCCGCCATCACGAAAGTGCTCGCCCGCGAGATGGGTATTCACGTCGTCTTGGCGGGCAGCTACTGCGCCTACGACAAAGACTGGTTCCGGGCAGAGGTGGGGGAATATTGCGATGAAATTTTGATGACAGAAGACCATGCCAAGGTGGGAGATGCGATCGCCCGCATCGAACCCGCAGCCATCTTCGGCACCCAAATGGAGCGCCACGTCGGCAAACGCCTCAACATTCCCTGTGGCGTTATCTCCGCCCCCATCCACGTACAAAACTTCCCGGTGGGATATCGCCCGTTCTTAGGCTATGAGGGGGCCAATCAAATTGTGGATCTAATCTACAACTCCTTCACGTTGGGGATGGAAGACCATCTATTAGAAATCTTTGGCGGCCACGACACCAAAGATGCGATCACCAAATCCATCACCACCGATTCGGGCATAGACTGGGATGCCGCAGCTATGAAGGAACTCAAGCGGGTGCCTGGGTTCGTGCGGGGCAAGGTGAAGCGCAACACCGAAAAATTTGCCCGCAATAGCGGTTTTGACGCCATCACGCTAGAGGTCATGTACGCGGCCAAAGAGGCTGCCGGAGCCTAA
- a CDS encoding bifunctional 4-hydroxy-2-oxoglutarate aldolase/2-dehydro-3-deoxy-phosphogluconate aldolase: MTPRLTAAEWLQAVKRDRIIAVVRADDLALSLEMAEAAIAAGLKQVEITSTSADFVRAIASLRERYPEQIIGTGTVVDAAVGREAIAAGAQFIFSPYCTAEVLDLALQADVAMVPGALTPTEIGNAWRAGATAIKVFPIRAVGGAEYLQALRGPMGEIPLIPTGGISRANAASFLQSGAIAVGLATDLFPTSLIRAEQWTELSDRIRRWVETIV, encoded by the coding sequence GTGACACCAAGGTTGACAGCGGCTGAATGGCTGCAGGCGGTGAAGCGCGATCGCATCATCGCTGTCGTCCGTGCGGATGACTTGGCACTTTCGCTCGAAATGGCCGAAGCAGCGATCGCCGCTGGACTCAAGCAAGTGGAAATCACCAGCACCTCGGCTGACTTTGTACGGGCGATCGCCTCTCTGCGAGAGCGTTATCCAGAACAAATCATTGGTACTGGAACGGTAGTGGATGCCGCTGTGGGGCGAGAGGCGATCGCTGCGGGAGCCCAATTTATCTTTAGCCCCTATTGCACCGCAGAGGTGTTAGACCTAGCACTCCAAGCAGATGTGGCGATGGTGCCGGGAGCCCTAACCCCGACTGAAATTGGCAACGCTTGGCGCGCGGGAGCGACTGCGATCAAAGTATTCCCCATTCGGGCTGTGGGGGGGGCAGAATACCTCCAGGCGCTACGGGGACCGATGGGGGAGATCCCACTGATTCCAACGGGCGGGATCTCGCGGGCAAATGCTGCATCGTTTTTGCAGTCGGGGGCGATCGCCGTTGGTTTAGCTACGGACTTATTTCCCACCTCTCTCATTCGTGCCGAGCAATGGACTGAGTTGAGCGATCGCATTCGCCGTTGGGTCGAAACGATTGTGTGA
- a CDS encoding helix-turn-helix domain-containing protein has product MGEIYVSKVAELREARGLTQRQLADLVGVDPSTIRNWERDRGGVQSFVKLAKLCEALDCVPPDLFEEVEVGEDD; this is encoded by the coding sequence ATGGGAGAAATTTACGTATCTAAAGTCGCTGAGTTGCGGGAAGCCCGTGGGCTAACCCAACGCCAGCTAGCTGACCTAGTGGGAGTTGACCCATCGACGATCCGTAATTGGGAGCGCGATCGTGGTGGGGTTCAGTCTTTCGTGAAGCTGGCGAAGTTATGTGAGGCGCTTGATTGTGTGCCCCCCGATCTTTTTGAAGAAGTGGAGGTGGGTGAGGATGATTAA
- a CDS encoding photosystem II protein, Psb35-related, with translation MVVIALLFLAGFVAAITLGTQAYFRGEQTKPIHWRNWKSEEFHRLAESLTGVRVNYEDRASTPYVQAALNEILVD, from the coding sequence ATGGTAGTTATTGCATTGCTGTTTCTCGCCGGTTTTGTCGCGGCAATCACCCTCGGTACGCAAGCTTACTTCCGTGGCGAGCAAACCAAACCCATCCACTGGCGCAACTGGAAATCTGAAGAGTTCCACCGCTTGGCCGAATCCTTGACCGGCGTTCGGGTCAACTACGAAGATCGCGCCTCTACCCCCTACGTCCAAGCGGCTCTGAACGAAATCTTGGTTGACTAG
- a CDS encoding ISL3 family transposase has product MELLQHLLPSQTDVSLNSWSIDPANQQLVVNLCSTQTVACCPLCHRSTDRIHSHYERTLRDLPLVQFTLTILLQVCKFFCLNERCPRRIFTERLPEVVAPWARRTTRYTAQLEAMGLALGGSAAARLSHQLGYGYSRNTILRAISKLPLPVMATPKILGVDDFAFRTGHHYGTILVDLETNQPIALLPDRAAGTLAAWLKEHPGVKILSRDRSKAYRRGMSDGAPDAIQVADRFHLLQNLEEALEKVFKGQTQSLEQVEQQQIQAQQPTEAPTPEAAPDRYRTQREVNRAIRLEKWEQTHALRKQGYAIKDIAHHLGIGERTVYTYLAASTFPEWQYPVGRRRNPSCLDPYKAYLSEQWQQGRQQTKQLFGEIQQQGYPGSYMTVARYTRQLRCSLPSIKPSRESLNDLPGRGPAPSPATPVSEPLSAKRAAWLLLTRPENLTPEEKTLLEKLGQQPKLSGAIALAQGFIKLVRERLPGEFDDWLETAVSSSIKALRSFAKGLQEDYDAVKAALTLEVSNGPVEGQNNRLKMLKRQMFGRAGLELLAKRLILIS; this is encoded by the coding sequence GTGGAACTTTTACAGCATCTCCTGCCCAGCCAAACGGATGTGAGCTTGAACAGTTGGAGTATCGATCCGGCCAACCAACAGCTCGTTGTTAACCTCTGCTCGACTCAAACGGTGGCCTGTTGCCCGCTGTGTCATCGCTCCACCGATCGCATCCATAGCCACTATGAGAGAACGTTGAGGGATCTGCCATTAGTTCAATTCACGCTGACGATATTGCTCCAAGTCTGTAAGTTCTTCTGCCTCAACGAGCGTTGCCCTCGGCGTATCTTTACGGAGCGTCTGCCCGAGGTTGTCGCGCCTTGGGCCAGACGCACGACTCGCTACACGGCTCAACTGGAAGCGATGGGCTTAGCCCTCGGTGGTTCGGCAGCAGCCCGCTTGAGCCATCAGCTCGGATACGGATACAGCCGCAACACCATCTTGCGAGCCATCTCCAAATTGCCCCTACCAGTCATGGCCACGCCAAAGATATTGGGGGTGGATGATTTCGCGTTTCGCACGGGTCATCATTACGGAACGATCTTGGTCGACTTGGAGACCAACCAACCGATCGCACTACTCCCCGACCGGGCGGCTGGGACCTTAGCAGCCTGGTTGAAAGAGCATCCTGGCGTGAAGATTCTCTCGAGAGATCGCTCCAAAGCCTACAGGCGAGGCATGAGCGATGGAGCACCCGATGCCATCCAGGTAGCCGATCGCTTTCATCTGTTGCAGAATCTCGAAGAGGCTTTAGAGAAAGTCTTTAAGGGACAAACCCAGTCGCTCGAACAGGTTGAGCAGCAACAGATTCAAGCCCAACAGCCAACCGAAGCACCGACCCCCGAAGCTGCTCCGGATAGATATCGAACCCAAAGGGAAGTCAATCGGGCCATACGACTGGAGAAGTGGGAACAAACCCATGCTCTACGCAAGCAAGGCTATGCCATTAAAGACATTGCCCATCACCTCGGCATTGGCGAGCGAACGGTGTATACCTACCTGGCCGCGTCAACGTTTCCGGAATGGCAATATCCTGTGGGGCGGCGGAGAAACCCCAGTTGTTTGGATCCATACAAGGCTTACCTGTCAGAGCAATGGCAGCAAGGGCGCCAACAAACTAAACAGTTGTTTGGCGAGATCCAACAGCAAGGGTACCCGGGCAGCTATATGACCGTCGCCCGTTACACTCGGCAGTTGCGTTGCTCTCTGCCCTCCATCAAGCCCAGCCGAGAATCCCTCAATGACTTACCGGGTCGGGGACCAGCGCCATCACCCGCCACACCAGTGTCAGAGCCTTTGAGTGCCAAGCGGGCGGCTTGGCTGCTGTTGACACGGCCTGAAAACCTTACGCCTGAGGAGAAAACCCTGCTGGAAAAACTGGGCCAGCAGCCAAAGTTATCGGGGGCGATCGCTCTGGCTCAGGGGTTCATCAAACTGGTGCGCGAGCGACTGCCTGGGGAATTCGACGATTGGCTGGAGACAGCTGTGAGCAGCTCAATCAAGGCATTACGGAGTTTTGCCAAGGGTCTTCAAGAAGATTACGATGCGGTGAAAGCAGCTCTCACACTCGAGGTGAGCAATGGGCCAGTGGAGGGTCAAAACAACCGACTAAAAATGCTGAAACGGCAGATGTTTGGAAGGGCTGGGCTCGAGCTATTGGCCAAGCGCCTCATCCTAATCAGTTGA
- a CDS encoding class I SAM-dependent methyltransferase — translation MKAYVGMDIPPKTIQYLNDNVSRPEFKYFAVPFANAMYNPTGVPLTADATLPGGDEPYDLIVMQSVFTHFNPQDFVALLHVLRRHSASDARLFFTCFIDNDMESDFLDSVPDKPLLMAYYKESFIRRMLGCAGWTPLALYAPSNQMQHQFACTPLPDIEHAVQYFGPCDFGQWESGRRERYV, via the coding sequence GTGAAAGCATATGTGGGTATGGACATCCCCCCGAAGACAATCCAGTACCTCAACGACAATGTCTCGCGGCCCGAGTTCAAATACTTCGCCGTCCCTTTCGCCAATGCCATGTACAACCCCACTGGCGTACCACTGACTGCTGATGCGACGCTACCTGGTGGCGACGAACCCTACGATCTAATTGTCATGCAGTCGGTCTTCACACACTTCAACCCACAGGATTTTGTTGCCCTGCTGCATGTGCTGAGGCGACACTCTGCCAGCGATGCTCGTCTATTTTTCACCTGCTTCATCGACAACGACATGGAGTCCGACTTTCTCGATTCTGTGCCTGATAAGCCCCTACTCATGGCTTATTACAAAGAGAGCTTCATTCGCAGAATGCTCGGATGCGCCGGGTGGACGCCACTGGCGCTCTACGCCCCCAGCAATCAAATGCAGCACCAATTTGCCTGCACGCCACTGCCAGACATCGAGCACGCGGTGCAGTATTTCGGGCCATGTGATTTCGGGCAATGGGAATCTGGGCGACGTGAGCGGTATGTCTAG